A genomic region of Gemmata massiliana contains the following coding sequences:
- a CDS encoding FkbM family methyltransferase — translation MPPHDSPAGPPAPDDAAAAPVAHVLGLPMALHDPARDKYVSPVMARFGVYEPVLTELVLNEVRPGDVALDLGAHIGYYTLLLARLVGTGGRVVALEPDPDNYALLRRNVQANGFAQVTLFPGAAGDRPGRCGLHRSTDNAGDHRLHPADEARAVVDVDVVRVDWLFRDRAHGVDFVKMDVQGSEGAALEGMTGLLERSPRVKLLLEFWPLGLERSGYGAARLLDRLQALGFRVYEVDEVQGALRKADPHQLLARYPATEPAGFVNLWCVKAPLPAR, via the coding sequence ATGCCCCCTCACGACTCTCCCGCGGGCCCGCCGGCGCCCGATGACGCGGCCGCCGCGCCAGTGGCCCACGTGCTCGGGCTCCCGATGGCCCTGCACGACCCGGCCCGCGACAAGTACGTGTCCCCGGTCATGGCCCGGTTCGGGGTGTACGAGCCGGTCCTCACGGAGCTGGTCCTCAACGAGGTGCGGCCCGGGGACGTGGCCCTCGACCTGGGCGCCCACATCGGGTACTACACGCTGCTCCTGGCGCGCCTGGTCGGGACCGGCGGGCGCGTCGTCGCGCTCGAGCCGGACCCGGACAACTACGCGCTGCTCCGGCGCAACGTTCAGGCCAACGGGTTCGCGCAGGTGACCCTGTTCCCGGGCGCGGCCGGGGACCGGCCCGGGCGGTGCGGGCTGCACCGCTCGACCGACAACGCCGGGGACCACCGGTTGCACCCGGCCGACGAGGCCCGCGCCGTGGTGGACGTGGACGTGGTGCGCGTGGACTGGCTGTTCCGGGACCGGGCCCACGGGGTCGACTTCGTGAAGATGGACGTGCAGGGGTCCGAGGGGGCCGCGCTCGAGGGCATGACCGGGCTCCTGGAGCGCAGCCCGCGGGTCAAGCTGCTCCTGGAGTTCTGGCCCCTGGGGCTCGAGCGCTCCGGGTACGGGGCCGCGCGGCTCCTGGACCGGTTGCAGGCGCTCGGGTTCCGGGTCTACGAGGTGGACGAGGTGCAGGGCGCGCTCCGCAAGGCGGACCCGCACCAGTTGCTCGCGCGGTACCCGGCGACCGAGCCGGCCGGGTTCGTCAACCTGTGGTGCGTCAAGGCCCCGCTCCCGGCCCGGTAG